The Tautonia plasticadhaerens nucleotide sequence GAGACGGTCGAGGCCCTGGGGATCGGTCGTCGGACCCTCCAGGACTGGCTCCGCCGGGGACGGGACGGGGACCCCGACTTCGTGGCCTGGGCCGATCGGGTCGATTGGGCAGCCTACCTGCTGCACCGGCAGCGGGTCCGGGCGACCTGGGATCGCCTCGAGGCCGAGTCGAAGGAGCGCTGGAAGCGGTTCAAGCGGGCCCGGGAGGAGTACTGGATGGAGCGGCTTGGGCCGCTCGAGTTCTGGAGTCGCCGGCTGGCGTGGCTGGCCAAGCGAGGGCGGTGGGAGGCGTACCGACGGACACTCGAGCGGCTCAGGACCGAGGGTTTCCGCACCGACTGCACACCGTAAGAAAAGAATCCAATGGGAAATCAAGGTGGCCGCCCCAGCCTCAACACGCCGAGTCGGCTGGTCGCCCTGTCCCGGGGGATCGCCGATGGCCTCTCCCGGGACCGGGCGGCGGCGGAGGCCGGCATCAGCAAGCGGACCCTGCAACGCTGGATCAAGGCCGGCCGCGCCGGCGACCCCCGCTATGTCGGGCTGGCCGAGGCGGTCGCGACGGCAGAGCGGCGGGGCGACTGGGGTCGGGAGATCGCCCCGACCTTCAGGGAGCAGTTCCGACGCCGGGTGGATCTTACGCCGCCATCCCGCCTGAAACCGAGGGAGAACGGAATGGAGGGTGCCAGGACCGGGGGCGTCGGGGTTTCGGCGCCAGCCATTCCACAGAACGGGAAAGGAACTGGTGGGCGCCGGTGCCAGAACGGGGGGCCCGAAGGGGGCCGACTTCGGGCCCCCCGTTCTGGCGTCGCGTTTCGCTGAGAGCAGCGGAAAGAACAGGGGGATCGGTGCCGAAACCGATCCGGACGAGGACGCCCCGAGCCGACGGGGCTTGTGTCGCCCTCTCTGGAGGGCCGGGCGTTATGATCACCGGGGGAGCGGGTCCACGGCCTGCAATGACCGTTTGTTCAGATTTGAGTCCTCTGCCCCAATTGACGCAGTCGGCGATCGGTTCATGACTCGTCCCACCCCCTTGTCAAACTCCCCGGGGCGCGTCAGAACTGTGCGAGGATCCCAGTCGACCCGGCCCCCAGTGCACCGATGATCGACCCATCGAAGAACGACCACGCAATCGAGGCTCACGCCCGATGGAGGTACCACCCGCGCAGGGCCATCGCGACCGGGACCAGCGAGTGGACGGTGGAGCAGGCCCGGTCCGATGACCGGTGTGAGTTCGGCCGGTGACTCCGGGAAACACGCCTGCCGGACCGGATGACGACGCAGGCGCGGGAGGTCGCCCGACTCCACGCCGAGTTCCACGCCCGGGCCGCCCAGGTGCTGCACCTCGCCTTGACCTAGCGGGGCCAGGAGGCCTCGGCGGCGCTGGCCCCGGGGAGCGACTTCGTCGCCATCTCCTCGAAGTTGACCCACGCCATGGTCGCCTGGAAGGGGGCCGCAGGCGACGGCGGGACCGCGCCTCCTGATGGCCCGGGGCGTCCCCGATGCCGGTCCGCCCGCCGGCCTCGGCCGGGTGCGGGTCAGGCGACTGGGCACGGAGTCGCCCCCCAGATCGACCCGGCGTACTCGGCGATCGTGCGGTCGCTGGAGAATTTCCCGCTGCGGGCGACGTTGATGATGGCCTTGCGGGCCCAGCCGGCCCGGTCCGCGTAGAGGTCGGAGACGCACCGCTGGGCCTCGGCGTAGGAGGTCAGGTCGGCCAGGTGCATGTAGGGTTCGCCGTGCGTCAGCAGGGCCTCCCGGATCGGGGCGTAGCGGCCCGGCTCTCCGGGGTTGAAGTGGCCCGAGGCGATCAGGTCGAGCGCCCGGCGGGCCTCGGGCTCGTGCTCGTAGTGCCAGCGCGGCTCGTACCAGCCGCGGGACCCGGCGACCTGGTCGGCGGTCAGGCCGAAGAGGAAGAGGTTCTCCTCGCCGACCTCCTCGGCGATCTCGATGGTGGCCCCGTCGCGCGTGCCGACGGTCAGGGCGCCGTTCATCATGAACTTCATGTTGCTCGTGCCGCTGGCCTCGAAGCCAGCTGTCGAGATCTGCTCGGAGACGTCGCTGGCCGGGATCAGCCGCTCGGCCAGCGTCACGGAGTAGTCCGGCAGGAACGCGACACGCAGCCGGCCGCGGGCCGCCTGGTCGCGGTCGAGCGTCGCGCCGACGTCGTTGATCAGCCGGATGATCAACTTCGCGAGGTGGTAGGCCGGGGCCGCCTTGCCGGCGAACAGGAACGTCCGGGGCGGCGGGTCCAGGCCCGGGTCGTCGCGGAGGCGGTTGTAGCAGACGACGACATGGAGGACGTTGAGTAGCTGCCGCTTGTACTCGTGGATCCGCTTGACCTGGGCGTCGAAAATCGAGTCTGGATCCAGCGCGATCCCGTCCCGGTCCCGGATCCAGTCGACGAACCGGAGCTTCGCCGCCCGTCGGGCGGCGAGGAAGTGCTCCCGGAACCCGGCATCTTCGGCAAGCGGGGTGACGGCGGCGAGCTTGCCGAGGTCGGCGGCCCAGCCCACGCCGACCGCCTCGGTGAGCAGGGCCGCCAGGCCCGGATTGGCCAGCAGCAGCCAGCGACGGGGGGTGACGCCGTTGGTCTTGTTGCCGAACCGGCCGGGGAACATTGCGGCGAAGTCGGGGACGGTCCGGGTGCGGAGCAGTTCCGAGTGGATGGCCGCCACGCCATTGGTGCTGTGCGTGCCGACGATCGCCAGGTGCGCCATCCGGACCTTCCGGGTCGGCCCCTCCTCGATCAGGCTCATGCGGCCGACCTTCGCCTCGTCGCCGGGGTGGGCGGCCCGGACGTCGTCCAGGAACCGGCGGTTGATCTCGTAGACGATCTCCAGGTGCCGGGGGAGCAGGGCCTCGAAGAGGTCGACCGGCCAGGTCTCCAGCGCCTCTGGCAGCAGGGTGTGGTTGGTGTAGGCCAGGGTCCCGATGGTCAGCTCCCAGGCCCGATCCCAGTTGAGCCCGGCCCGGTCGAGCAGGATCCGCATCAGCTCGGCCACTGCCAGGGCCGGGTGAGTGTCGTTGAGCTGGACGGCGACCTTGTCGGCCAGCGCCGGCCAGTCGTTCCCTCGGCGGAGGAACCGGGCGACGATGTCGTCCAGCGAGCAGGCGACGAGAAAATACTCCTGGAGGAACCGCAGCGAGCGGCCCCGGGGCGTCGAGTCGTCGGGGTAGAGGACGCGGCTGACGGTCTCGGCGAGCACCCGGTCCGAGACGGCGCCGAAGTAGTCGCCGCCGCTGAACTCGCCGAAGTCGAAGACGTCCGGGGTCTCGGCCTTCCAGAGGCGGAGCGTGTTGATCGTCCGGCCGCCGTGGCCGACCACCGGCCGGTCGTACGGCACTCCGAGCAGGTGCGAGGCCTGCCCGCGGTGCACCGCGATCTCCCCCCCATGCGCCTCGAACCGGCAGCCGAGCGGCACGGTCACCGCCTCGTTCGGCCGGGCCACCTCCCACGGGTCGGGCCGGGCGAGCCAGCGGTCGGGCTGCTCGACCTGGCAGCCGTCCCGGAGCTCCTGGCGGAAGATGCCGAAGTCGTAGCGCAGGCCGTAGCCGATCGCCGGCAGCGCCATCGTGGCCATCGACTCGACGAAGCACGCCGCCAGTCGGCCGAGCCCGCCATTACCCAGGCCGGCGTCCGGCTCCTGCTCGATCAACTCGGCCAGGTCGAGCCCTCGCCGCCGGGCGGCGTCGTCGACCAGCGGCGAGAGCAACAGGTTCATCACGTTGTTCGCCAGCGAGCGGCCGATAAGGAATTCCATCGACAGGTAATAGACCTGTTTCGGGTTGGCACGTTCGTGTTCCTGTTGGGTGCGGACCCAGCGCTGGGCGAGCACGTCCCGGATCGCGGCGGCGACCGCCTCGAACCGCTCCCGAGGCCCGGCCTCGGTCAGGTCGACGACGTGGTCGAAGATCAACCGGCGCTCGTAAAGGGCATCATCGTGGCCGGTGAATGGCACCGGGCCGCAGCCGTAGCGGGCGAGGAGGTCACCGGATCCGTCGCCCTCGGGGCCATCGGCCCGGGGCGTCGCAGAAGGTGTAGCACGTGTGCTCACTTTACGGTCTCCGCATGGGATGTCCGGCGTCATCCGGAGGCCCTGAACTCCCTCGTGCATCCTGCCCCGGCCGAGCCGGCGCGAAGAGCATCACGACCGATCGGGACTCGGCCCGATACGAGCCCCCGGCGACGGCCGAGGCGTTCTCCCAGGGGAGGATATCGTCCGGCGAATCGAGGGCCGTGTCGATCCAGCGGCGCCAGGACCCGCCGCCTTCGAGGACCGGCAGCTCGAAGTCGAGCGGCTCCCAGTGTGCGTTCAGGACCAGGTGGATGGCGAGCCCCTCACCCCGCAGCTCCGCCCCCAGGGCCAGGCTGTGGGAACAGTCCCGCCAGTCCGGCCGGTGCAGGTGCACGCCGTGCCAGGCCTTGTTCGCCTGCCGGAGCAGGGTGTCGAGGCTCACCCGACTCGACTCGGGCCTCGGGTCGCGCAGCAGGCGACGAGCGTTGAGCAGCGACACGAACCGGACCAGGTCGGTGTGCCGCTCGACCAGCCTCCAGTCGAACCAGCTCGTCTCGTCGTCCTGGCAGTAGGCATTGTTGTTGCCGCGCTGCGAG carries:
- a CDS encoding helix-turn-helix domain-containing protein, which produces MPRPTKSTPEIGESILRLLASGRSRRETVEALGIGRRTLQDWLRRGRDGDPDFVAWADRVDWAAYLLHRQRVRATWDRLEAESKERWKRFKRAREEYWMERLGPLEFWSRRLAWLAKRGRWEAYRRTLERLRTEGFRTDCTP
- a CDS encoding glycogen/starch/alpha-glucan phosphorylase, encoding MSTRATPSATPRADGPEGDGSGDLLARYGCGPVPFTGHDDALYERRLIFDHVVDLTEAGPRERFEAVAAAIRDVLAQRWVRTQQEHERANPKQVYYLSMEFLIGRSLANNVMNLLLSPLVDDAARRRGLDLAELIEQEPDAGLGNGGLGRLAACFVESMATMALPAIGYGLRYDFGIFRQELRDGCQVEQPDRWLARPDPWEVARPNEAVTVPLGCRFEAHGGEIAVHRGQASHLLGVPYDRPVVGHGGRTINTLRLWKAETPDVFDFGEFSGGDYFGAVSDRVLAETVSRVLYPDDSTPRGRSLRFLQEYFLVACSLDDIVARFLRRGNDWPALADKVAVQLNDTHPALAVAELMRILLDRAGLNWDRAWELTIGTLAYTNHTLLPEALETWPVDLFEALLPRHLEIVYEINRRFLDDVRAAHPGDEAKVGRMSLIEEGPTRKVRMAHLAIVGTHSTNGVAAIHSELLRTRTVPDFAAMFPGRFGNKTNGVTPRRWLLLANPGLAALLTEAVGVGWAADLGKLAAVTPLAEDAGFREHFLAARRAAKLRFVDWIRDRDGIALDPDSIFDAQVKRIHEYKRQLLNVLHVVVCYNRLRDDPGLDPPPRTFLFAGKAAPAYHLAKLIIRLINDVGATLDRDQAARGRLRVAFLPDYSVTLAERLIPASDVSEQISTAGFEASGTSNMKFMMNGALTVGTRDGATIEIAEEVGEENLFLFGLTADQVAGSRGWYEPRWHYEHEPEARRALDLIASGHFNPGEPGRYAPIREALLTHGEPYMHLADLTSYAEAQRCVSDLYADRAGWARKAIINVARSGKFSSDRTIAEYAGSIWGATPCPVA